DNA from Nitrospirota bacterium:
TAGTACGGACCGAGGAACCTTTCTCCATTAAAATGGATTAAATGTGAGGGAGAATCTGCCACCCAAACTTCTGTTTCCCACGATATATCATTCAAATACTTCACCATACTCTTTCTATCCATAAATGCAGTTATAAAGATAAGCCCTGCTTTTGATGTCTGAAAGAGATGAATTAACTCACCTCTTCGCTTTGGATTAACCGGGCCGTGGGATGTTACAGCTTCTATCAATACAAGCCAGTTTTTTTCTGTATAATAAATAATAACATCAAGCATCTTACCGTGTGATTCTATTTGCACATCAAGTGACTCAAGCCCATCCTTGTCATAGTATGCAAATTTAAGATCAGTATCACCCACATAAATTTGAACTATCCATATTAAGCACCTCTATATTTATTATATGGTCAATTTCTTCTTGCCCCGGAAATGTATCAGTTATTTGTAAACCAATTGCATTGAGTTGTTCTGATGTTGGATACTTTATACTCCTGAGGTCGGATGCATTAACCTGAGTATGTCCGCTGAATTGGCGGAAATATGAATCTACAAGTGATGAATTCAGGAAAGCAGCAAGTCCCCTTGCCAAAGAAAAGTCCAATCCTTTTCCATTCTTGTGAATATAGTTCAGATGGTTTTCAAAGGCTACACTTACTCCCGGCAAACGATTGCCATCATACACAGCAGCTACTATCCGCTTTTTCTCTTCTTTTGAGGAAAACCTTTTAACGACAACATAGTTTTCATTAGGAATAAGCAGCTCTTGTGTTTCGGGAGATACTACAATAGCATTAGATTTATTCGTATTGGTCTTAGGCCATATTACATCGCCATTGGCTATATGAGTTGGATAAATAAGTGGTATTGTATCTTTATCATCTGTTGCACGTAAAAACTTTTTGAAACGAAAATCAACAACCCTGCCTGTAGAAACGCTAAGTCCTAAATCATCCAGCGATATCTTAAGTCTCTTTATTTTTTCTGCAGTCTGTTTACCTGATTTATCAGGTACTATGTGGATAAATGAATGAAGGTCTTCCGGATGTACAACATCTTCATAGGAAACTTCATGTGAGGAAACAATCCCATCTTCCGGACCTAAACTTGATGTAATAATAATCTTATTAGATTTATTAACAGTTTTGATAGAATGGAAGATCAAATTCTCTTGCAGTACGTTATCATCACTAAATGCCAACTGGCGTGATTCGAACAGATGTATGCGGGATAAGCTCATCTCACTTAAAAAGGATTTCCTGAAAGTCTTAAAATACGGACCATTACAGAAACTTCTGGGCGTTATGGCCACCATCTCACCCCCGGCCTGCAAAAGCTTTATAGCACTAAATAGGAAACCTGTATAGTAATTACTTGTTTCGATACCAATTTTTCGTAGTAATATGCGGGCAGGCGATTCACTATGAATCTTTTTATAGGGAGGATTCATAATAATACAATTAAATTCAGGGAGTTGATAATTTTGAGAAAATAGATCACCATTAAGGATTTCAACTGAAGCCTTTATAAAATCAGTCTTTCTAACCTCTCCAATAAATTTAATTCCTAAACGCTGACACTCTTTTTGACAAAGCTGCATAGTATCAGGAAGATACTCTGATAGTTTTTCATCAATTTCGTATGCGGTAACACTAATAAGTTTCGGACGTGGATGTCTCCGGCACAATTCAGCAACACAGGCAGAAAACAGAGAACCAACACCAGCGCCAGGATCAAGGATATATACTTCGGAGTTACTATACTTCATCATTGATGCCATAAGATGAGCTACCGGGGAAGGAGTTAGGAACTGTCCCATTTCTGCCTTTCTGTATTCTTCAAGTTTACGGCAGGCATCTAAACGAAAGAAATCTACGCGTTCTAAAAGATCAGGGATATTCTCAGTAAATTTATGGCGGTTTTCTTCTTTTACCGGAGAGCTAATCATGCGTATATCCTAATAAAAAGTTAATTTTATTTGCCTATTTTATTATTTCAAAAACAAAATTAATATAATAATTCTTTGACCAACTTCTCAAGCACCCCATTACAAACCATATTTAGATTCAAGGTATAGTCAATATGATTAAATGTCTCTTCAAGAGGTCTTAGAGTTGCTTTCCACCCAGCACCATCCGTAATCCAAATAAATCCATGCCCATTAGCTTTTATAAAATCGAATAAAGCCTTATACTCACCAGCCGTAGCTTTTAACTTAGAACCACCGCCGCCGTAATAGTTTGTTTCAATCAAACATAAGTTATCGTTATATCTTATTGCAAAATCAAAACGCCTGGACGATTTATCCACCTTAAGATCGATACCCCACTTAGCTCTAACGCGACGTGCTGTAGCCTGAGTAATATAATCAAGCTTGTTAGTAGAACAGATTGGCTTTAACAAACCCTCAACAATACTTTCCATTGTAGTACCACCACGATTTTTCCTTCCATTGCTATCTAAGCCAACCTCAACGCCAATTACGTAATCAACTATGTTTTTAATAGACTTTTGCCGGAATAAACTTAATATGCCTGTATTATCCGCAAACCTGTAAGCCTTTTCAATATCTTCGTCACTCAAAACATTCTGAACAGTAAACCTAAAATCTTCATATGTAAATTTACCTCCGGTAAAATCTGTAAGAATTTTGAAGCTTTTTTCTCTGCAAGCAAGAAGAATCGGGATTATCCTTATCAAGGCGATTTTATACATGCCATAGTTTTTCATTTTAACCCATTCTGTCTTATTCTGTCTATAGTTATGACATTAAATCACTCTGCGATTTTAAGTCTGTTTTGTTCTGTTTTGTTCTGTCTACTATACAAAAACTATACAGTTGAAAGATAGGTAGGCACAACTTCCGAAAAATGGAAGATATCCGAGGTTGATTAAATATTTTCTTATTTCTACCATACAACAACTCTACAATCAGAAAATAGACTGCACAACTTCCGATAACGGAAGAGGCCGGGGGTTCAATCAAAGATACCTCTGCTTACCCAAATATAGGAAGAGGATTACACGTAATGTTACATTTATAGGTATGACCTTAAAGGGATAATATGTTGTCCCTTAAAAATACATATAGAGACGTATACCTTAAAATTTCAGTTACATCAGTTACATCAGTTACAGGTATAATAAAATCAATGAGTTATGAAAGAGTTTTGTAACTGAATACCGGAATTACGGTATGATTTCAGTTACAGATTCAGTTACAACTTGGATAACATCTTACCTCTTTCATGGAATATTACCAAAAAACAGTAAATTCACCCTCTTGATACCGGCTGCCGGTTCAGGTTATATTGACAACATCAAAAGCCATAAGTAACCGTCCTTATCCATGCTGAAGGCACGGAAAGGGGGGAAGAACAAATATAGTTTGACGCGGTAATATCCG
Protein-coding regions in this window:
- a CDS encoding type II restriction endonuclease, whose translation is MKNYGMYKIALIRIIPILLACREKSFKILTDFTGGKFTYEDFRFTVQNVLSDEDIEKAYRFADNTGILSLFRQKSIKNIVDYVIGVEVGLDSNGRKNRGGTTMESIVEGLLKPICSTNKLDYITQATARRVRAKWGIDLKVDKSSRRFDFAIRYNDNLCLIETNYYGGGGSKLKATAGEYKALFDFIKANGHGFIWITDGAGWKATLRPLEETFNHIDYTLNLNMVCNGVLEKLVKELLY